The Coffea arabica cultivar ET-39 chromosome 1e, Coffea Arabica ET-39 HiFi, whole genome shotgun sequence genome has a window encoding:
- the LOC113734983 gene encoding pectinesterase inhibitor 6-like, with product MTSADNILIITCILVAAAWFTSLSTISSFSSSSAEEMDSYVGDACSVTRYPDLCIHSLASYSSSAKRDPRKWARAGVSVTISEAERASQYLARLESCNTTRGRDRAALSDCIELFQDTLDNLHGSLGALRNFTGQGFDSQMRNAISWLSAALTDQNTCLEGFSSQDREDKMKQIQLLQKRVLNTTYMTSNALALVNRLATSGPERSGEILA from the coding sequence ATGACATCTGCGGACAACATTCTCATCATCACATGCATCCTCGTAGCAGCAGCATGGTTCACGTCTTTAAGCACCATCTCCTCCTTTTCCTCCTCCTCGGCTGAAGAAATGGACTCTTATGTTGGAGATGCATGCAGCGTGACGCGCTACCCCGACCTCTGCATCCACTCTCTGGCATCTTATTCAAGCAGCGCCAAGAGAGATCCCCGCAAATGGGCACGAGCTGGGGTCTCCGTCACGATTTCTGAAGCAGAGCGTGCATCCCAGTACTTGGCCAGACTGGAAAGCTGCAACACCACGAGGGGAAGGGACCGTGCTGCTCTTTCCGACTGTATTGAGTTATTTCAAGACACGCTCGACAATCTTCATGGATCTCTTGGTGCGCTCAGAAATTTTACTGGCCAAGGCTTCGATTCGCAGATGAGGAATGCCATATCATGGCTGAGTGCTGCTCTGACGgaccaaaacacttgcttggaAGGCTTCAGCAGCCAGGATCGTGAAGACAAGATGAAACAGATTCAATTACTGCAAAAGAGAGTCTTAAACACGACTTACATGACCAGCAATGCACTGGCTCTGGTAAACAGGCTCGCCACTTCTGGCCCTGAAAGATCCGGTGAAATATTAGCATAA
- the LOC113734981 gene encoding mitochondrial zinc maintenance protein 1, mitochondrial-like, whose amino-acid sequence MGRAAEALRAYRSVLRATRKSFAGDTLMLRESAAEARKKFEENRHVTSEAEVQRLLEEAREASQFISTMIVQAKLNERGGYEVKLDKQHADATLELPSEELLKKSR is encoded by the exons atGGGGAGAGCAGCAGAAGCACTGAGGGCTTACAGATCGGTTCTGAGGGCCACTAGGAAATCATTCGCCGGGGACACTCTCATGCTGCGGGAATCGGCGGCGGAGGCAAGAAAGAAATTCGAGGAAAACCGTCACGTGACCTCCGAGGCTGAGGTCCAGAGGCTGTTGGAGGAGGCGCGGGAGGCTTCACAATTTATCTCCACCATGATCGTCCAGGCCAAGCTCAATGAACGCGGCGGTTACG AAGTGAAGCTGGATAAGCAGCATGCCGATGCAACACTTGAATTGCCTTCTGAAGAACTTCTTAAGAAGTCTCGTTGA